A region of Thermovibrio ammonificans HB-1 DNA encodes the following proteins:
- the coaD gene encoding pantetheine-phosphate adenylyltransferase produces MIKRAIYPGTFDPVTLGHLDIVRRGLKLFPELIVGIAENPRKRPLFSLEERREMFIESLKEVGLNGKVQVKTFNSLLVEFAKREGAVAILRGIRIVSDMDHEFTMASLNRKLYPEIETVFLMPSDDYAYLSSSAVREIAYYGGDVSQFVTEFVRKKLEEKFKR; encoded by the coding sequence ATGATAAAGAGAGCCATCTACCCGGGAACCTTTGACCCCGTTACCCTCGGCCACCTTGATATTGTTAGGAGGGGATTGAAGCTCTTCCCAGAGCTCATAGTGGGAATTGCCGAGAACCCGAGGAAGCGCCCCCTTTTCTCCCTCGAAGAGAGGAGGGAGATGTTTATAGAGAGCCTTAAAGAGGTGGGGCTAAACGGGAAAGTTCAGGTTAAGACCTTTAACTCGCTGCTCGTTGAGTTCGCAAAGAGGGAAGGCGCAGTTGCGATTTTGAGGGGGATTCGGATAGTTTCTGATATGGACCACGAGTTTACGATGGCCTCTTTGAACAGGAAGCTCTACCCGGAGATAGAGACGGTCTTCCTGATGCCGTCCGACGACTACGCCTACCTCTCCTCTTCCGCCGTTAGGGAGATTGCCTACTACGGCGGAGACGTCTCGCAGTTCGTTACGGAGTTTGTCAGGAAAAAGCTCGAAGAGAAGTTTAAAAGGTAG